In a genomic window of Penaeus vannamei isolate JL-2024 chromosome 38, ASM4276789v1, whole genome shotgun sequence:
- the LOC113820928 gene encoding glycine receptor subunit alpha-2: MDFSAYPFDQQKCYMKLESYQYRAFEVTYSWHDNGIQTSSDIRTDHFIPAFEIIKGSIVHDNASFSSVRVDIILSRKATYHLMNTYIPSSLFVFVSWLTFLIPPEHLPGRTVLTITTLLTIVSMFNTVRQESPKVSYAKAIDQWMMFCIVLVFTVLVEYTYVVHLHFRAEQLRMVSVEPKRNPRQTGGTGSQANSPRPELYTKWKVRFERLSPRVLIVIFIIFNITYWSYWLSYSVKHSQWLNCIIRKANENFSVSALLFVMVKKLTFTEPMGF, translated from the exons ATGGATTTCAGTGCCTACCCCTTCGATCAGCAAAAGTGCTACATGAAGCTTGAGAGCT ACCAGTACCGAGCCTTCGAGGTGACCTACAGCTGGCATGACAACGGCATCCAGACAAGCAGTGACATCAGAACCGACCATTTCATCCCTGCCTTTGAAATCATTAAAGGGAGCATCGTGCATGACAACG cctCCTTCTCCTCAGTACGAGTCGACATCATCCTCTCCCGCAAGGCCACTTACCACCTCATGAACACGTACATACCCTCGAGTCTGTTCGTGTTCGTGTCTTGGCTCACCTTCCTGATTCCTCCTGAGCACCTGCCGGGGCGGACGGTCCTCACCATCACCACGCTGCTCACCATCGTCTCCATGTTCAATACTGTGCG GCAAGAGAGTCCGAAGGTCTCCTACGCCAAAGCTATCGACCAGTGGATGATGTTCTGTATTGTGCTCGTGTTCACTGTGCTGGTCGAGTACACGTACGTCGTCCACTTGCATTTCAGGGCGGAGCAACTGAGGATGGTTTCAGTGGAGCCGAAACGCAATCCGAGACAA ACAGGAGGCACCGGTTCCCAAGCAAATTCTCCGCGACCCGAACTCTACACCAAGTGGAAAGTCAGATTCGAAAGACTATCTCCTCGGGTCCTCATCgttatattcatcattttcaACATTACCTACTGGTCTTACTGGTTGTCGTACAGCGTCAAAC ATTCACAGTGGCTCAACTGCATCATACGTAAAGCTAATGAAAATTTTAGTGTATCTGCTTTATTGTTTGTGATGGTGAAGAAACTGACATTTACTGAACCTATGGGTTTTTAA